The bacterium genome includes a window with the following:
- a CDS encoding CvpA family protein translates to MHLFDIIVLGFFLYIVIRGYIRGLLREAFNLFGIFGGGLIAVKLGPGLAGIFENVLGLSPGYGKAVAFSLVWIFIYILMFFCGKFLQNLVKLLLLEWVDKFGGVVFGLMKGFFIAGLVVISLLKFPLIPRYRQEVEKTIIVKPIAVYTPKVYNLIIRIFSWTQFESYNEMIKSHGEKEGILKGFKKIDNSIENFIGD, encoded by the coding sequence ATGCATCTTTTCGATATTATTGTTTTAGGATTTTTCCTGTATATTGTTATACGGGGATATATTAGAGGCCTCTTAAGGGAGGCCTTTAATTTATTCGGGATATTCGGCGGCGGATTAATCGCGGTAAAACTTGGGCCGGGATTGGCCGGTATTTTTGAAAATGTGTTAGGATTATCACCCGGATACGGCAAGGCAGTGGCCTTTAGCCTGGTCTGGATTTTTATTTATATATTGATGTTTTTCTGCGGGAAATTTTTACAGAACCTGGTCAAACTTTTGCTTTTGGAATGGGTCGATAAATTTGGCGGCGTTGTTTTTGGATTAATGAAAGGGTTTTTTATCGCCGGGTTAGTTGTAATAAGTTTATTGAAATTTCCTTTGATACCAAGATACAGGCAGGAAGTTGAAAAGACAATTATTGTAAAACCTATTGCCGTGTATACCCCGAAAGTTTATAATCTTATAATCAGGATTTTTTCATGGACCCAGTTTGAAAGTTATAATGAAATGATAAAAAGCCATGGGGAAAAGGAAGGTATTCTTAAAGGATTTAAGAAAATTGATAATTCAATTGAAAATTTTATAGGAGATTAA
- a CDS encoding NGG1p interacting factor NIF3 has protein sequence MKLKELYATVIEQGKKTDPRGKELVEKELQRIKKEYDDLKEDKKKDFDQEKLTNPYADTRILFGNGDMDVKNILVGVDIEGAEMMLADRLIQKGQKIDLVVSHHPEGYALANLYQVMGVHADICNQFGVSISVAEALMNERITEVQRRLLPANHTRIVDMAKLLNIPLMCVHTPADNSVSDYLQKKIDMEKPYRVSDCLDLLRKIPEYKEAEKNNVGLKVVSGSEKGRAGRVMIDMTGGTSGSKDIYERLSHTDVGTIIGMHISDEHRKEAEKNHINVIIAGHMASDTIGVNLVFDCLEEKEKLDIISCSGFRRVTGKERDGKYNP, from the coding sequence ATGAAATTAAAAGAACTTTATGCGACGGTCATAGAACAGGGCAAGAAAACCGATCCCCGCGGAAAAGAGCTGGTCGAAAAAGAATTACAGAGGATTAAAAAGGAATATGATGATTTAAAAGAAGATAAAAAGAAAGATTTTGATCAGGAAAAATTAACCAATCCTTACGCCGATACCAGGATTTTATTCGGTAACGGCGATATGGATGTCAAAAATATTCTTGTCGGTGTGGATATTGAGGGCGCGGAGATGATGCTCGCCGACAGGCTGATCCAGAAGGGGCAGAAAATTGACCTTGTTGTGTCGCATCACCCTGAAGGGTATGCGTTGGCAAATTTATACCAGGTAATGGGGGTCCATGCTGATATTTGTAATCAATTTGGTGTTTCAATCAGTGTCGCCGAGGCTCTGATGAATGAAAGAATAACCGAAGTGCAGAGAAGGTTATTGCCGGCTAACCATACACGGATTGTTGATATGGCGAAACTTTTGAACATTCCTTTAATGTGCGTTCACACACCGGCAGATAATTCGGTATCGGATTATTTGCAGAAAAAAATTGACATGGAAAAACCTTACAGGGTTTCAGACTGCCTTGACCTTTTAAGAAAAATCCCGGAATATAAAGAGGCTGAAAAAAATAATGTCGGGTTGAAAGTAGTTTCCGGCAGTGAAAAAGGCAGGGCGGGCAGGGTGATGATAGATATGACAGGCGGGACAAGCGGGTCCAAGGACATTTATGAAAGGCTTTCGCACACGGATGTCGGCACCATAATCGGCATGCATATTTCCGACGAGCACAGGAAAGAGGCTGAAAAAAACCATATTAACGTAATCATTGCCGGGCATATGGCGTCTGACACGATAGGTGTCAACCTTGTTTTTGACTGCCTGGAGGAAAAAGAAAAACTGGATATTATTTCCTGTTCGGGATTCAGGAGGGTGACAGGCAAAGAGAGAGATGGAAAATATAATCCGTAA
- a CDS encoding Xaa-Pro peptidase family protein produces the protein MENIIRKAFKEKINQLLPDLRYPLLITNFDGQNANYWMFTLQTDHVAPSFLLILPGGKIYAFVSPIETDLLSGLKNNIEIMTYPASSKLIPLIKKITRKYKYLSAEYSDNYNFDIIRYSWLKKLRKEFSLKPAQDVIFPLRKIKTPAEIGLIRKSVNETYEILKKVENKVRKNVTEIDIYNLIYFEARKKNAEVSFKPIIASGRRAVNPHPIRATDKRLKNGEFLIVDLGVSFYGYTSDITRTFLVGDDIRGHKFYKVAKIMFNELESLDFSKISPYELAEGMRKISKKHKVDIYEKHAYGHGIGVAVHDIYPSLSLSKNVFSRHKFQDGTAFAFEPGFYTKKTGFRWENDYFINNGKAVKF, from the coding sequence ATGGAAAATATAATCCGTAAAGCATTCAAGGAAAAAATAAACCAGTTATTGCCTGATTTGCGGTATCCGCTTTTAATTACCAATTTTGACGGGCAGAACGCGAATTACTGGATGTTTACTTTACAGACGGACCATGTGGCCCCGTCTTTTTTGCTGATACTCCCCGGCGGGAAAATTTACGCCTTCGTGTCTCCCATTGAAACAGACCTCCTCTCCGGATTAAAAAATAACATTGAGATAATGACTTATCCGGCAAGTTCAAAGCTTATACCTTTGATAAAAAAGATAACAAGAAAATACAAATATCTTTCAGCGGAATATTCGGATAATTATAATTTTGATATCATCAGGTATTCCTGGCTTAAGAAATTAAGAAAGGAGTTCAGCCTGAAACCCGCGCAGGACGTTATTTTTCCTTTAAGAAAAATAAAAACACCGGCTGAAATCGGTTTGATCCGGAAATCGGTAAACGAGACTTATGAGATTTTAAAAAAAGTGGAAAATAAAGTGAGGAAAAATGTTACGGAAATAGATATTTATAACCTTATTTATTTTGAGGCCCGGAAGAAAAATGCGGAGGTTTCATTTAAACCGATTATAGCCTCGGGCAGGCGCGCTGTCAATCCCCACCCGATCAGGGCGACGGATAAAAGACTGAAAAACGGGGAATTTTTAATTGTTGATTTAGGCGTGAGTTTTTACGGTTACACTTCTGATATAACAAGGACTTTTCTTGTGGGAGACGATATCCGCGGGCATAAATTTTATAAAGTCGCAAAGATTATGTTTAATGAATTGGAATCGCTCGATTTTTCAAAAATCAGCCCTTATGAACTGGCGGAAGGGATGCGAAAAATTTCAAAAAAACATAAAGTTGATATTTATGAAAAGCACGCTTACGGACATGGGATAGGCGTTGCGGTGCATGATATCTATCCAAGCCTTTCGCTTTCAAAAAATGTTTTCAGCAGACATAAATTCCAGGACGGTACAGCTTTTGCGTTTGAACCGGGTTTTTACACGAAGAAAACAGGGTTCCGCTGGGAGAATGATTATTTTATAAATAACGGGAAAGCTGTAAAATTTTAA
- a CDS encoding tetratricopeptide repeat protein — MRRKYFIFLFAFFLLAGCVNVEKEADNHFRRAEDLKSQGDFSGAVQEYRIIVYKYSKSSLAPRAWQSIADCEKEIDIAKTVMVADTLINEKYNDAGLFVLRDLINKYPGGYLSGEISKKIDSLTGGQAENLLNMAMEFQKKGKYTEAIESYEKFMNAFPNSKEKDNIQLYISQCREEIARQKSLEEKQKRQTELDQKKAEEERKKKETELAEKEKQQKEIKKKQSIEDALKSLKEKTK, encoded by the coding sequence ATGCGTCGCAAATATTTTATCTTTCTCTTTGCTTTTTTTCTTTTAGCCGGATGTGTCAATGTGGAAAAGGAAGCGGATAACCATTTCCGCAGGGCCGAAGATTTAAAATCACAGGGAGATTTCAGCGGCGCGGTCCAGGAATACAGGATAATTGTTTATAAATACTCCAAGAGCTCTCTGGCTCCCAGGGCCTGGCAATCGATCGCGGATTGTGAAAAGGAAATCGACATCGCAAAAACGGTCATGGTTGCCGATACTCTTATAAATGAAAAATACAATGACGCGGGTTTGTTTGTTCTGAGGGACCTGATTAATAAATACCCCGGCGGTTATTTATCCGGGGAGATAAGCAAAAAGATTGATTCACTCACGGGCGGCCAGGCTGAAAACCTGTTAAATATGGCAATGGAATTTCAGAAAAAAGGGAAATATACTGAGGCCATTGAATCTTATGAAAAGTTTATGAACGCGTTCCCGAATAGTAAAGAAAAAGACAATATACAGCTTTACATTTCCCAGTGCAGGGAAGAAATAGCACGCCAGAAATCCCTTGAAGAAAAACAAAAAAGGCAGACTGAACTGGACCAGAAAAAGGCCGAAGAGGAAAGAAAGAAAAAAGAAACGGAATTGGCGGAAAAGGAAAAACAACAGAAAGAAATCAAGAAAAAACAAAGTATTGAAGACGCCTTGAAATCTTTAAAAGAGAAAACGAAGTAA
- a CDS encoding tetratricopeptide repeat protein yields the protein MRKTVSVILFFALCCLHYCINAAEKVNFLFEIAGKKGENPKEFDNIQSIGTDSKGNIYIVDSDNNRVQVFDKEGAYVYQFGRKGSNNGEFNTPFGIAVNSYDEIYVTEQGNSRVQVFDSTGKFLFAFGQKGNQKGRFNTPGGIAVDLYGFVYVADSRNDRIQVFTRQGIFIKSFGSSGDLHTQFDYPSYVAVDNERNIFVVDKNNNRIQKFDSRGYFLLNVGNKDNKKYKQLFSASVSEYGTLYAADIENYCVHVISNLGEFQYSFGSKGTGRGQFLELSGIYMDKNNRLYIADRKNNRVEIYEIEPDEKAQKKPSAPRPVDILFVREMLCNASDIGADINGNIYMSNPANNNIQVFNPDGTLKFVFGGEGEDKGKFKNPSGLAVSPGGNIAVSDSKNYRIQIFDSTGKYLFGFGRKGEEKGEFLSPSGLVYDEKGEKLYAVDKKNNRVQVFNKDGIFLTAFGASENKANQLNYPEDVAIAPDGAVYVADTGNNRVQKYNISFENEISFGKSGKGEGEFDKPVCVSTDKDRKIYVLDKGNNRIQIFDSSLKFIMEFGSEGKGIGQFNDLQGLAVQNLDAQNYIYAADAENKRMQVFTLCETPRSPAGLASYGDEKGIKLTWEKNPESFVYEYYIYKSDDLAGDYTFVDKTRANEFFIPASPDSSFAQSPYYKISAAAPRGFVSPQSAPVTDYFVLGYNFFKQGKFPESAVNFQKETELHLDNYNAHYLLGIVYFRQDKWQEAEKKFNNIVRLQPQNGYAHYYLGAALSRQKSYDKAVFELKEALKIEKNSFMIYSELGEAFLNKELYNEAIEALKNALQMGETNPKLHYHLGLSYYKQRKYDQAVDELKQCIKDSPKEFYARYYLGKTYTALGENDMAVQSFKEASEIDPQNLEVFFLTGLIYVSQKKYMDAVAEFKVAASLDAKNPVYKYNLGLAYFYGGDMESAVHEFSEAAKLEPGNPDYHYYTGLALSGIDIDRALSAFNTVVNLNPNYLEVYLQLGILYEKKNRIPEAIESYRKALEKNSGDIISVNYALGKLYSEVKNYELAEKYFSDVIRVDVNNIDALLQLGNVEDLQEKSGDAIQTFQKIISIEPKNIKARLQLASIYTKNKMKKEAVGEYRTILDIDPGNPDSFYFMGLFYMQSGLFDHAREHFTKAGEYGGTNILYKNALDNLEIFIKKEQERIVMHITPSDPPISDFTKRILDVYHAENGYNIPDDLRKIFVIFDGISAYGTICTARSPEINFNEPKELQYPRETLKNKIGNDVDCAIFLSACLEKEGIAVNFIKNPSFVVLLVNTGASIEEAEKISGDSESYAEKDNLIWIPVDVSMFGSSFLDSWKQGIKKYKEYLAAKEKSEIFNIKEYRVKVPEDKLPESDFAAETPKESDLNLRLQEDLKNFYKERISSLIKKYNEKLKITPDDLKLRLALAGAYDENSQKEGAAGEYGQVLLMDEKNLTALYFLADYSLSREKRDEALNYFLKILNFYPQEPRAMFEIAEIYYSQDKSKEALELYQKYLKMGTQDKKRNSQAQLKIGLCYASLKEMKKAIEELEKFIKEYPEHELIEDTKKTLGLLKSGYSEE from the coding sequence ATGAGAAAAACAGTCTCTGTTATTTTATTCTTTGCCTTGTGCTGTTTACATTATTGTATCAACGCCGCTGAAAAGGTAAATTTCCTTTTTGAAATTGCGGGGAAAAAAGGCGAAAATCCAAAAGAATTTGATAATATCCAAAGTATTGGGACTGACAGTAAAGGCAATATATATATAGTGGATAGTGATAATAACCGTGTCCAGGTATTTGATAAAGAAGGGGCCTATGTTTATCAATTCGGCAGGAAGGGGAGCAATAACGGGGAATTCAATACGCCTTTCGGGATAGCCGTAAATAGTTATGATGAAATATATGTAACGGAACAGGGCAATAGCCGTGTCCAGGTTTTTGACAGTACAGGTAAATTCCTTTTTGCTTTTGGGCAAAAAGGAAATCAAAAAGGCAGGTTTAATACTCCAGGCGGTATTGCCGTTGATTTATATGGTTTTGTTTATGTGGCTGACAGCCGCAATGACCGTATTCAGGTATTTACCCGCCAGGGAATATTTATCAAATCCTTTGGTTCTTCAGGAGATTTGCATACCCAGTTCGATTACCCGTCTTATGTGGCGGTGGACAATGAACGAAATATCTTTGTCGTTGATAAAAATAACAACCGCATACAAAAATTTGATTCCCGCGGGTATTTTCTTTTAAACGTGGGAAATAAAGACAATAAAAAATATAAACAGCTTTTTTCCGCTTCTGTAAGCGAATATGGAACATTATACGCGGCAGACATTGAAAATTATTGCGTCCACGTAATTTCCAATCTGGGCGAATTTCAATATTCTTTTGGAAGCAAGGGAACGGGCCGGGGCCAGTTTTTAGAGTTGTCCGGCATATATATGGACAAAAATAACCGTCTGTATATTGCCGATAGAAAAAATAACCGCGTGGAAATTTATGAAATAGAACCTGATGAAAAGGCGCAAAAAAAACCTTCCGCCCCAAGGCCTGTTGATATATTGTTTGTCCGCGAAATGCTGTGCAATGCCTCTGATATAGGGGCGGACATTAATGGGAATATTTATATGTCTAACCCCGCGAATAACAATATCCAGGTATTTAATCCTGACGGAACTTTAAAATTTGTTTTTGGTGGAGAAGGAGAAGATAAAGGAAAGTTTAAAAATCCGTCAGGTTTGGCAGTAAGTCCCGGCGGGAATATAGCTGTGTCGGACAGTAAAAATTACCGTATCCAGATATTTGATTCCACGGGGAAATATCTATTCGGGTTCGGACGAAAGGGAGAAGAAAAAGGCGAATTTTTAAGCCCTTCCGGGCTTGTTTATGATGAAAAGGGTGAAAAACTTTATGCGGTTGACAAGAAAAATAACCGTGTCCAGGTGTTTAATAAAGACGGGATATTTTTGACCGCCTTCGGGGCCTCGGAAAACAAGGCAAACCAGTTAAATTATCCCGAGGATGTCGCGATAGCTCCTGATGGAGCGGTTTATGTGGCTGATACAGGAAATAACCGCGTGCAAAAATATAACATAAGTTTCGAAAATGAAATTTCTTTTGGCAAAAGCGGGAAAGGAGAAGGTGAGTTTGATAAACCGGTCTGCGTAAGCACGGATAAAGACAGGAAAATTTATGTGCTTGACAAGGGAAACAACAGGATCCAGATTTTCGACAGTTCCTTGAAATTCATCATGGAATTTGGCAGTGAAGGCAAAGGGATAGGCCAATTTAATGATTTGCAGGGCCTCGCGGTGCAAAACCTGGATGCGCAAAATTATATTTATGCCGCGGACGCGGAAAATAAACGGATGCAGGTTTTTACTCTTTGTGAAACTCCCCGCTCCCCGGCAGGTCTTGCTTCTTACGGGGATGAGAAAGGCATAAAACTCACATGGGAGAAAAACCCTGAATCATTTGTCTATGAATATTATATTTATAAAAGCGATGACCTTGCCGGTGATTACACATTTGTTGATAAAACCCGCGCAAACGAATTTTTTATTCCAGCCTCTCCTGACAGCAGTTTCGCGCAGTCTCCTTATTATAAAATCTCTGCCGCGGCGCCCCGTGGTTTTGTAAGCCCTCAAAGCGCGCCTGTCACGGATTATTTTGTCCTTGGATATAACTTTTTTAAGCAGGGTAAATTCCCGGAAAGCGCGGTAAATTTTCAAAAGGAAACAGAACTTCATCTGGATAATTATAACGCTCATTACCTGTTAGGCATAGTTTACTTTAGGCAGGATAAATGGCAGGAGGCGGAAAAAAAATTCAACAATATTGTAAGGTTACAGCCGCAAAACGGGTATGCGCATTATTATCTTGGAGCCGCGCTGTCACGGCAAAAATCATATGACAAGGCAGTTTTTGAATTAAAAGAGGCTTTAAAAATTGAAAAAAACAGTTTTATGATATATTCGGAGCTTGGCGAAGCGTTTCTTAATAAGGAATTATATAATGAAGCCATAGAGGCGCTTAAAAACGCGTTACAGATGGGGGAAACCAACCCGAAACTGCATTATCATCTCGGCCTTTCATATTACAAACAGCGAAAATACGACCAGGCAGTTGATGAACTTAAACAGTGCATAAAGGACAGCCCGAAGGAATTTTATGCCCGTTATTACCTGGGGAAGACTTATACCGCGCTCGGTGAAAATGATATGGCTGTCCAATCTTTTAAAGAGGCCTCTGAAATTGACCCGCAGAACCTGGAAGTGTTTTTTCTTACCGGATTGATTTATGTCAGTCAAAAAAAATATATGGATGCTGTCGCGGAATTTAAAGTCGCCGCGTCTCTGGATGCCAAAAACCCGGTTTATAAATATAACCTGGGGCTTGCATATTTTTACGGCGGTGACATGGAATCCGCGGTCCATGAATTCAGTGAGGCGGCAAAGCTGGAGCCCGGTAACCCTGATTATCATTATTATACGGGCCTTGCGTTATCCGGCATAGACATTGACAGGGCTTTAAGCGCGTTTAACACGGTGGTGAATTTAAACCCGAATTATCTGGAAGTATATTTACAACTCGGGATTTTATATGAAAAGAAAAACCGCATTCCCGAGGCAATAGAATCATACCGCAAGGCATTGGAAAAAAATTCGGGGGATATAATATCTGTTAACTACGCTCTTGGAAAACTCTATTCTGAGGTCAAAAATTATGAACTTGCGGAAAAATATTTCAGCGATGTAATAAGGGTGGATGTAAACAACATAGACGCTCTTTTACAGCTTGGCAATGTAGAGGATTTACAGGAAAAATCCGGCGATGCCATACAGACTTTTCAAAAAATCATTTCTATTGAACCGAAAAATATCAAGGCGCGTTTGCAGCTTGCTTCCATATACACTAAAAACAAAATGAAAAAAGAGGCTGTCGGCGAATATAGGACAATCCTTGACATTGACCCCGGCAATCCTGATAGTTTTTATTTTATGGGGCTGTTTTATATGCAGAGCGGGTTATTTGACCATGCCAGGGAGCATTTCACAAAAGCAGGTGAATATGGCGGGACGAACATCTTGTATAAAAACGCGCTTGACAATCTGGAAATATTTATAAAAAAAGAACAAGAAAGAATTGTTATGCACATAACTCCTTCAGACCCGCCGATAAGTGATTTTACAAAACGAATACTCGATGTTTACCATGCGGAAAACGGATATAATATTCCTGATGATCTGCGAAAGATATTTGTAATTTTTGACGGGATAAGCGCTTATGGGACAATATGCACGGCGCGAAGCCCTGAAATTAATTTTAATGAACCGAAAGAATTGCAATATCCAAGGGAAACCTTAAAAAACAAAATAGGCAATGACGTGGACTGCGCCATTTTTCTCAGTGCCTGTCTTGAAAAGGAGGGTATAGCGGTCAATTTTATCAAAAATCCGTCATTTGTTGTCTTGCTTGTAAATACAGGCGCTTCAATTGAAGAAGCGGAAAAAATTTCGGGAGACAGCGAATCATACGCGGAAAAAGATAATTTAATCTGGATACCGGTTGACGTTTCCATGTTTGGTTCTTCTTTCCTGGATTCATGGAAACAGGGAATAAAAAAATATAAAGAATATCTCGCGGCAAAAGAAAAAAGCGAAATTTTTAATATAAAGGAATATAGAGTAAAAGTCCCGGAGGACAAATTGCCTGAAAGCGATTTCGCGGCGGAAACCCCGAAAGAGAGCGATTTGAATCTCAGACTGCAGGAAGATTTAAAAAACTTTTATAAGGAAAGGATTTCCTCGCTGATTAAAAAATATAATGAAAAACTCAAAATTACGCCCGATGATTTAAAACTAAGGCTGGCATTGGCAGGCGCCTATGACGAAAACTCGCAGAAAGAGGGGGCAGCAGGAGAATACGGACAGGTCTTACTGATGGATGAAAAAAACCTTACTGCTTTGTATTTTTTAGCCGATTATTCATTGTCTCGAGAAAAACGCGATGAAGCTTTAAATTATTTTTTAAAAATTTTGAATTTTTACCCCCAGGAACCCCGCGCGATGTTTGAGATCGCAGAAATTTATTACTCGCAGGATAAATCAAAAGAGGCGCTTGAACTTTATCAAAAATATTTGAAAATGGGCACACAGGACAAAAAGAGAAACAGCCAGGCACAGTTGAAAATAGGTCTGTGTTACGCCTCGCTGAAAGAGATGAAGAAGGCAATTGAGGAACTTGAGAAATTCATAAAAGAATACCCGGAACACGAACTTATAGAGGACACGAAAAAGACGCTTGGTCTTTTGAAGAGCGGATATTCGGAAGAATGA
- a CDS encoding radical SAM protein, which produces MINFDIDKRIRDAYEIFNSCHLCPRECGLNRTEGALGYCEMGKDLMVSSFGPHFGEEPELSGTKGSGTIFFTGCNLGCCFCQNYEISQLHHGEKSSPEELAVIMISLQDKGCHNINLVTPTHFTPHIIKAFKLAKEKGLNIPLVHNNSGYENVSTLQLFEGIIDIYMPDTKYAENETAYKYAHAPDYPEKMKLALKEMHRQAGDLVTDKNGLATKGLIIRHLVLPGKTAETEKIARFIAEEISKDSYFNLMDQYQPYYNSRLFPEINRRITRKEYEEAVKSAKKLGLHRGVR; this is translated from the coding sequence GTGATAAACTTCGATATTGATAAAAGAATCCGCGATGCCTATGAAATTTTTAATTCCTGCCATCTTTGCCCGAGAGAATGCGGTTTAAACCGGACCGAGGGCGCATTGGGATATTGTGAGATGGGCAAAGATTTGATGGTTTCAAGTTTCGGACCTCATTTTGGCGAAGAGCCTGAGTTATCAGGAACAAAGGGTTCAGGGACAATATTTTTTACAGGCTGCAACCTCGGGTGTTGTTTCTGCCAGAATTATGAAATAAGCCAATTACATCATGGGGAAAAATCTTCTCCTGAAGAATTGGCCGTGATAATGATTTCTTTGCAGGATAAAGGGTGCCATAATATAAACCTTGTCACACCGACACACTTTACACCTCATATTATTAAAGCATTTAAACTGGCCAAGGAAAAAGGGTTAAATATACCTCTTGTCCACAATAACAGCGGTTATGAAAATGTTTCCACGCTACAACTTTTTGAGGGGATAATCGACATTTACATGCCGGACACCAAATATGCCGAAAATGAAACAGCTTATAAGTACGCTCACGCTCCGGATTACCCTGAAAAAATGAAATTGGCTTTAAAAGAAATGCACCGCCAGGCAGGTGATTTAGTAACTGACAAAAACGGACTGGCAACAAAAGGATTGATTATAAGGCATCTTGTTCTCCCGGGTAAAACCGCGGAAACAGAAAAAATCGCACGATTCATAGCGGAGGAAATATCCAAAGATTCTTATTTTAACCTGATGGACCAGTACCAGCCTTATTATAATTCCAGGCTTTTCCCTGAAATTAACCGGAGGATTACAAGGAAGGAATACGAAGAGGCTGTAAAATCAGCTAAAAAACTGGGACTGCACAGGGGGGTGCGGTAA
- a CDS encoding cytochrome P460 family protein, whose protein sequence is MKKGVLILLVLLVLVISPAVFSEQEASHGLGKGEAGSSFYCLVMDMPRPEAGDVRYFITKCGEYTTWKLWPGKEKLFEGKEPHGALLTVYVNKIAFNSLDEKKGMQNGSMIVKENYTSDKKLAAVTVMYKSEKYNPEAGDWAWIKYDPDFNILAEGKVKECIDCHSKAKDNDYILSGSIK, encoded by the coding sequence ATGAAAAAAGGTGTATTGATTTTACTGGTTTTATTGGTTTTAGTAATTTCGCCGGCAGTATTTTCTGAACAAGAAGCTTCTCACGGCCTGGGCAAGGGAGAGGCGGGGAGTTCATTTTACTGTTTAGTCATGGACATGCCCCGGCCCGAAGCAGGGGATGTCCGTTATTTTATTACCAAATGCGGCGAATATACCACCTGGAAATTATGGCCCGGCAAGGAAAAGCTTTTTGAAGGCAAGGAACCACATGGCGCTTTATTAACAGTTTATGTTAACAAAATCGCGTTTAATTCATTAGATGAAAAAAAAGGCATGCAGAACGGGTCCATGATAGTTAAAGAAAATTACACTTCCGACAAAAAATTAGCGGCTGTAACCGTTATGTATAAATCAGAAAAATATAATCCTGAAGCGGGTGACTGGGCATGGATTAAATATGACCCTGACTTTAATATACTTGCTGAAGGTAAGGTTAAAGAGTGTATTGATTGCCATAGCAAAGCCAAAGATAATGATTATATTTTATCCGGCAGCATCAAATAG